One genomic segment of Alicycliphilus denitrificans K601 includes these proteins:
- a CDS encoding biotin--[acetyl-CoA-carboxylase] ligase, with protein MSPAPTPARWPAEAIWQAVAPLLPGFTVEVLPSIDSTSTELMRRARNGRLEPTLLVAEEQTAGRGRLGRQWHTGAYEGTGMVPALTFSLGLPLAPREWAGLSLAVGVSVAESLQPALPGADGGQPRILLKWPNDLWLQDGRKLGGILVETASLAGAPSEPRYVVIGIGLNVLPVLTQGLSTPPACLREVDSTLTAASALQRIALPLVQTLLGFAEHGFAPFQARFAQRDLLAGRGVTLSDGTQGTAHGVAEDGALLVHTARGMQAITSAEISVKPQ; from the coding sequence ATGAGCCCGGCCCCCACCCCCGCGCGCTGGCCCGCCGAGGCCATCTGGCAGGCCGTCGCGCCCCTGCTGCCCGGCTTCACCGTGGAGGTGCTGCCCAGCATCGACTCCACCAGCACCGAGCTCATGCGCCGCGCGCGCAACGGCCGGCTGGAGCCCACCTTGCTCGTGGCCGAGGAGCAGACCGCCGGGCGCGGCCGCCTGGGCCGCCAGTGGCACACCGGCGCCTACGAGGGCACGGGCATGGTGCCCGCCCTCACCTTCTCGCTGGGCCTGCCGCTGGCGCCGCGCGAATGGGCGGGCCTGTCGCTCGCCGTGGGCGTGAGCGTGGCCGAAAGCCTGCAGCCCGCGCTGCCCGGCGCGGACGGCGGGCAGCCGCGCATCCTGCTCAAGTGGCCCAACGACCTGTGGCTGCAGGACGGGCGCAAGCTCGGCGGCATCCTGGTGGAGACGGCCAGTCTTGCGGGCGCGCCCAGCGAGCCGCGCTACGTGGTCATCGGCATAGGCCTGAACGTGCTGCCCGTGCTCACCCAGGGCCTGTCCACTCCGCCCGCCTGCCTGCGCGAGGTGGACTCCACCCTCACGGCAGCGAGCGCGCTGCAGCGCATCGCCCTGCCGCTGGTGCAGACGCTGCTGGGCTTCGCCGAGCACGGCTTCGCACCCTTCCAGGCGCGCTTCGCGCAGCGCGACCTGCTGGCCGGGCGCGGCGTGACCCTGAGCGACGGAACCCAGGGCACGGCCCATGGCGTGGCCGAGGACGGCGCCCTGCTCGTGCACACCGCGCGCGGCATGCAGGCCATCACCAGCGCCGAGATCAGCGTGAAACCGCAATGA